A single Lactuca sativa cultivar Salinas chromosome 8, Lsat_Salinas_v11, whole genome shotgun sequence DNA region contains:
- the LOC111878256 gene encoding BRAP2 RING ZnF UBP domain-containing protein 1 yields the protein MFALRIHTVDTSQPPFATQFGGGAATSGTKSAVAGGSNPKSKKNLFSPTELKGVVHLFRNLPTFSSSPTMTLFNVTTRTTLAFIVAVPNYLSPEEFITFCGSHVEYFTDLCFIRNDAVEERYSVLIKLVNQAAADGFCCSYNGKRFGPSETEVCHVYFAQLVEYTDSSEIASIPQPGYTELPTCPVCLERLDHDTSAIKITVCDHSFQCSCITKWPFWSCQVCRLCQQQDGKPTCAVCGTSSNPWVCLICSFVGCGRYEKGHAIEHFRHAQHSYSLELETQQIWDYVGDKYVHRLNQSKIGSKSIATNHQCESLEGECGDKEDDEVDGALFSTKVDAIVDEYNFLLATQMETQRQHYETLLAEAKSRKEILIGEAIQKAEAEKTHEIQHKLEQVAKETKSVSLINEDLAKEQENLKRKCKEVQDREIASLKSKEEKIVDLEEQIRDLKIYIEAQRTLATSSDREEIKGGTLLPVQPNQSSPKTNNNNNSRRRGGGGRKRN from the exons ATGTTCGCTCTCCGAATTCACACAGTTGATACCTCCCAACCGCCGTTTGCGACGCAGTTCGGCGGTGGTGCCGCTACATCCGGCACCAAATCCGCCGTCGCCGGAGGCTCAAACCCTAAGTCTAAGAAAAACTTGTTCAGTCCTACTGAACTCAAAGGTGTAGTCCACCTCTTCCGCAATCTACCAACCTTCAGCTCCTCCCCGACTATGACGTTGTTCAACGTCACTACACGCACCACACTTGCGTTTATCGTTGCTGTACCTAACTACCTTTCGCCTGAAGAGTTCATCACTTTCTGTGGCTCTCACGTCGAGTACTTCACCGATCTCTGTTTCATCAG AAATGATGCGGTGGAAGAACGGTATAGCGTGCTTATTAAGCTGGTGAATCAAGCGGCTGCTGATGGATTCTGTTGTAGTTACAACGGAAAGCGGTTTGGTCCTTCTGAG ACTGAGGTTTGCCATGTCTACTTCGCTCAATTAGTGGAATACACAGATTCATCAGAGATCGCTAGCATCCCTCAGCCAGGGTATACAGAATTGCCTACTTGTCCTGTTTGCTTAG AGAGATTGGATCATGACACAAGTGCAATAAAGATTACAGTGTGCGACCATTCATTTCAATGTTCTTGCATTACAAAGTGGCCCTTCTGGTCTTGCCAG GTCTGTAGACTTTGTCAACAACAGGATGGAAAACCAACTTGTGCAGTTTGTGGAACATCTAGCAATCCATGGGTTTGTCTGATATGTAGTTTTGTAGGATGTGGAAG GTATGAAAAAGGACATGCTATTGAGCATTTTCGTCATGCTCAACATAGCTATTCACTTGAACTAGAAACACAGCAGATTTGGGATTATGTTGGTGATAAATATGTTCACCGATTAAATCAATCAAAAATTGGTAGCAAATCAATTGCAACAAATCATCAATGTGAATCACTTGAAGGGGAATGTGGTGATAAAGAAGATGACGAAGTTGATGGAGCACTTTTTAGCACCAAAGTTGATGCG attgtAGATGAATACAACTTTCTTCTTGCAACCCAGATGGAGACTCAACGACAA CATTATGAAACGTTGCTTGCTGAGGCAAAAAGTCGAAAGGAGATATTGATAGGTGAAGCGATACAGAAAGCTGAAGCTGAAAAGACACATGAAATTCAACATAAACTGGAACAAGTTGCTAAAGAGACAAAATCTGTTTCACTT ATTAATGAAGATCttgcaaaagagcaagaaaatcTCAAGAGAAAATGCAAGGAAGTCCAAGACAG GGAAATTGCATCATTGAAATCAAAGGAAGAGAAAatagttgatcttgaagaacagATAAGAGACTTGAAAATTTATATAGAAGCTCAAAGAACACTGGCAACATCAAGTGATAGAGAGGAGATTAAAGGGGGAACACTTTTGCCTGTTCAACCAAATCAGTCAAGCCCCAagactaataataataataattctagaagaagaggaggaggaggGCGAAAACGTAATTAG